A single window of Periophthalmus magnuspinnatus isolate fPerMag1 chromosome 9, fPerMag1.2.pri, whole genome shotgun sequence DNA harbors:
- the zfand5a gene encoding AN1-type zinc finger protein 5a: protein MAQETNQSPVPMLCATGCGFYGNPRTNGMCSVCYKEHLTRQQSSDRMSPLSPMGSAASPSSEASAIQRLEASLAKVESSPASSPGMSRTVQGSLPVTQQMTEMSISREDKAEPLEPVVNQPAASSPAPVASSSSEENKGDTPKPKKNRCFMCRKRVGLTGFDCRCGNLFCGIHRYSDKHNCPYDYKAEAAAKIRKENPVVVADKIQRI, encoded by the exons ATGGCCCAAGAGACGAACCAGAGCCCTGTGCCCATGCTTTGTGCCACAGGCTGTGGTTTCTATGGAAACCCCAGAACCAATGGCATGTGCTCTGTTTGTTATAAGGAGCACCTGACACGGCAGCAGAGCAGCGACCGTATGAGCCCTCTCAGTCCAATGG gcTCAGCTGCTAGTCCTTCCTCAGAGGCTTCAGCTATCCAGAGACTAGAAGCAAGTCTAGCCAAGGTTGAATCTTCTCCCGCTTCATCACCAGGCATGTCTAG AACTGTTCAAGGTTCTCTTCCTGTCACCCAACAAATGACAGAGATGAGCATCTCTAGAGAGGACAAAGCTGAACCATTAGAGCCTG ttgTAAATCAGCCTGCCGCATCTAGTCCTGCTCCTGTAGCCTCTTCTAGCAGTGAAGAAAATAAGGGAGACACCCCCAAACCTAAGAAGAACAGATGCTTTATGTGCCGCAAGCGAGTGGGCCTTACAG GATTCGACTGTCGCTGTGGTAACCTTTTCTGTGGCATCCACCGATATTCCGACAAGCACAATTGCCCCTACGACTATAAGGCTGAAGCTGCTGCCAAGATTCGCAAAGAAAACCCTGTGGTGGTGGCCGACAAGATCCAGAGAATATAA